CTGGCCCTGGGCGCCGCGGTGGAGATCGACGTCATCGCCGGGATCCCGGAAACCTCCTCCTCCTGACTCCCGTCCTCGCACCGAGCACGGCTGGGCTCCGGCGGTGACGCGTCGTACGGCTTCCACCTCGAACGCCCCTGGGGCCCCTCAGCTCTTCAGCCCCTCACGTCGCCGTGCAGCTCAGGCTCGGCGCGCTTCCGCCGCCCGGAGCTCCCCCGAACCCGAAACTCGCCGAACTCCCGACCCCCACACTCCCGTTGTGATCCGCGTTCACCGCGGTGACACTCGCCCCGGTCTGTGTGTACGTCGCGTTCCACATGTTCGTGATCTGCTGGGCGCCGGGCCAAGTCCACTTGACCTGCCAGGACTTGAGGGCCGAGGTCCCGGAGTTCGTCACCGTCACGGCGGCGTTGAAACCGGTGCCCCAGTCGCTGGTGACGGTGTAGGTCGCGGTGCACGCGGCCGCGCTTCCGCCGCCACCTCCGTCTCCCCCGCCCGTTCCCGTCCCCGTGCTCGGAAACCCCGCCGCCTTGATGCTCGCCAGGTATCCGTCCTTCACCGTGTCCACGGTCACCCAGTCGTCCTTCAGGATCCCGCCCGTGTCACCGGAGTTGGGGTTCCACGACCAGAAGGTCCAGGAGAAGGAGTCGGCGCCGTACGTCGAGGTCGGGCGGAGGTAACTCACCAGCGCCGCAAGCCACTTCTGGTCCACCGTCGACGCCAGCGTCGTGCCGAACTCGCCCACCCACACCGGCGCGATGTTCTGCCGGAAGAGGTAACCCCAGTACTTGTCCCACACGCCGGGCATGTTCGCCGGGAAGGCCGGGTCGCTGAACCACGGCTGCTGGGCCACGCTCGTCGCGTAGTCGTGGGCCGAGTACACGACCCGGTTGGGGACGGTCAGCTGGACCGGATACTGGCCCGCTCCCATCAAGTTGCCGCCCCACCAACCCGATACGCCGGCGTACGTCTGCACACCCTCCACGAAGATCAGCAGGTCGGGGTTGACCGACAGCACCGCGTTGCCCGCGCGCTCGGCCGCCAGGCGCCAGTCCGTCGCCACGTCGCCGCAGCCCCAACACGCCGGATCGTGCGGCTCGTTGTGGAGGTCGATGCCGATGACCGTCGACTGGCCCGCGTAACGGGTCGCCAGGGAGCGGAGGTTGGCGATCCAGGTCGACTCCGGTACCGCTGACGTGTACCAGAGCGCCGACTGGGCCGAGGCGTCCGGGCGGTGCCGGTCGAGGATGACCTTCAGGCCGTCCTGGCCCGCGTAGGCGACGAGTTTGTCCATGATCTGCAACGAATTCAGGCCCTGGAGGTCCGCGTTCTTGCCGCTGGAGAAGTCGATGCTGTTGGGGATCGTGCCGGGCTTGAAGATGTCGTCGCTGTAGGGGAGGCGGATGGTGTTGTAGCCCAGCGACTTCATCTGGTCGATCATGCTCTTGTAGTCGCGTGACCAGAGGCCGTGCACAACGTAGTTGGCGGTCTCGAAGCCGAACCAGTTGATCCCGGCGATACGGACCGGCTGGCCGGCCGCGTCGAGGATCTGGCGGCCGCTGGTGTGCCAGTAACCGGCGCCGGGGGCACTCGCGGTATCGGCCGCCTGTGCCGGGTGGACACCGGCCAGCGGCAGCACGAGCACCGCGGCAACAACCCCCAGCGCTCTTCTCAAGCTGCGGAACATGTCGCTGCTTCCTCTCGGGAGGCGCGGGTCCGGAACTCGTGGGAGCGCTCCCATAACCCGGCACCCTCCATGGAAGCCATGTCACGTGGACACGTCAAGGCAATGAGCAGCGGCAGTCGCCCACGGCTATCGGCTCAGCCTGCGGAACCTGCGCACCGCCAGCGGCAGGAACAGCAAGGTCAGCGCCGCCGGCCACGCTCCCGCCAGCAGCAACGCGTGCTGTTCCGGCCAGGACGCGCCCTGGCCCGTCGGTGCGCCGAAGAGCGCCCGTGTCGCGCCCGCCGTGGACGAGAGCGGGTTCCAGAGCGCGGCCTGGCCGAGCCAGTGGGGCATCTGGGTCGGGGAGACGTAGATGCTGGAGATCATCGTCAGGGGGAAGACGATCGCGAAGAGGCCGCCGACCTGTTCGGGGCCCGGGAGGAGCAACCCCAGCCAGACGCCGACCCAGATCAGCGCGAAGCGGAGGGCCAGGAGCAGGGCCACCGCCTTCACGAAGTCCAGGCCGAGGCCGATGTCGACGCCGAGGCCCGCGCCCAGGTCGGAGCCCGCGCCGAACTCCGGGCGCCAGCCCATCCCGTACGCCGTGGCCATCATGATGCCCAACTCGGCGCAGGCGACGATGAGATCGGTCGCACCGCGGCCCGCGACCACCGCCGACGGCGCCATCGGCATGGAACGGAAGCGGTCGATGACGCCCTTCTTCGCGTCGTTCACGAAGATCGTGGCCGTGGAGACGAAGCCCATGGCCATCGTCATCACGAACATGCCCGGCATCAGGAACGCCTTGTAGTCGCCGCCGCCCGGCACCAGCATCGCCTTGCCGAAGACGTAGCCGTACAGCAGCACGGACAGGATCGGGAAGCCCAACTGCCAGAGGATGCTGACCGGTTGGCGGCGGTAGTGGGTCAGGCCGCGGCGGACGACGTTCCAGCAGTCGGCGATCGTCCAGAAGACGCGGCCGTGCTGGGGGCGTCTGCGGTAGGTGCGGCCGGTGCCCTCGGATGCCGATGCGGATGCCGTTGACGCTCCCCCGCTCATGCCGCTGCCCCCTCGGTCTCCGGAGCCTCGAACTCCGGCTCCTGGGCGGCCGGTTCCTCTTCCGTACGGCGGCCCGTCAGCCGTAGGAACACGTCGTCCAGGCTCGGGCGGCGCAGGCCTATGTCCTCGACCGGGATGCCGTAGTGGTGGAGGTAGCGGGCGACCTCGGTCAGCGAGCCCACCCGGTCGGCGACCGGCGCGTGCACCCGCAACTCGCCCATGTCCGCCTCGGGTTGGCCGCCGTGGGCGACCCTCGCGACCGCCTGCAACGCGTAGGGGATGTGGGCCGGTTCGCGCAGGACGACCTCGATGCGGTCGCCGCCGACGCGGTTCTTGAGGCCGTCGAGGGTGTCGTCGGCGATGGCGCGGCCCTGGTCGATGACGGTGATGCGGGAGGCCAGGCGGTCGGCCTCCTCCAGATATTGCGTGGTCAGGAGGACTGTGGTGCCCTCCGCCACCAACTGCCGTACCGCTTCCCAGACTTCGCCCCGGCTGCGCGGGTCCAGGCCGGTGGTCGGTTCGTCGAGGAAGAGGACGGCCGGGGCCAGGATCATCGACGCGGCGAGGTCGAGGCGGCGGCGCATGCCTCCGCTGTAGCCGCCCGCGCCCTTGTCCGCGGCGGCCTCCAGGTCGAACTGGCGCAGGAGTTGGGCCGCCCTCAACTTGGCGCGCCTGCGGCCGAGATGGAAGAGGCGGCCGAACATCTCCAGGTTCTGCCGGCCGGTGAGGATCTCGTCGATCGCCGCGTACTGGCCGGTGAGCCCGATCCGCGAACGCACCTGGCGCGGTTGCCGGGCCACGTCCAGACCGGCGACGGTCGCCCGGCCGCCGTCGAGCCGGACCAGCGTGGAGAGGATGCGGACGGCGGTGGTCTTGCCGGCGCCGTTCGGGCCGAGCAGACCGTGCACGGTGCCCTCGCGGACGGCCAGGTCGAAGCCGTCGAGGGCGCGTTTGTCGCCGTAGCGCTTCTCCAGCCCTTCGGCCTCCACCACGTAGGTGTCACCTGTGTCACCGCTCATGGGTCCTCATCCCTCCCTCCTGTACCGGGCGTTCGAACTGCGTGCACCGTATCCGATGGCGCGTACGGTGTACTCGGTTTTCGCCCGGCGACCTAGACTCCCCCGCATGACCTCGACGGAGTCCAGCGGCAGTGGTGACATCGGCCGCACCCTCGAACTGCTGTGGGACACCGGCCCCCGCCCCAGCCGCGGGCCGAAACCAGGGCTGTCCGTCGACCGGATCGTGGACGCGGCCGTCCGCATCGCGGACGAGGAGGGGCTGGACGCGGTCTCCATGCGGCGGGTCGCCACCGATCTCGGCACCGGCGCGATGTCCCTGTACCGGTACGTGCCCGGCAAGGCCGAGCTCCTCGACCTGATGCTGGACCGGGTCCGCTTCCCGGACCGGCCCAACGACGGCGCGGGCAGCGGCAGTTGGCGCGCGGCGCTGGAGACCGCCGCCCGTGACGCCCTCGCCGTGCACCGCCGGCACCCCTGGCTGCTGCGCGTCAACCAGTCCCGCCCGCTGCTCGGCCCGCGCGCCCTCGCCACCCTGGAACACCTGCTCGGCCGCATCCGCCCGATGGGCCTGACCGACCCGGAGCTCGTCTCGACGGTCGTCATGATCGACGGCTACGTCGTCGGCGCCGCCCGCACCCAGGTCCACCAGGAGGAGGCGGCCCGCTCCACCGGCCTGACCGACGCGGAGTTCTACGGCGCCCAGGTCCCGGCGCTGGAGAAGGCGATGGCGACGGGCGCGTACCCGACGCTCGCGTCACTGTCCCCCGACACGTTCACCGCCGGCTTCGACCACTTCGAGTTCGGGCTCGGGCGGATCCTGGACGGGCTGGAGGTCGTGGTCCGACAGCGGTGCGCGGCAGGGGAGTTCAGCGGCGACGCGTGAGGCGCCGTAGCCCGAAGAACGCGCCGAGGACGACCACGACCGCCACCGCGCCGATCTTCACGTCGCTCCCCGAGCCGCTGTCGTCGCCGCTCGCCGAACTCCCGCCGCCCGAGGGCGACTTGGCGGAGTCCGAACCGCCGCCGGGAGCGTCCTCGGCCTGCACGGGACTGTCGGTGCCCTCGCTCCCGTACATGAGCTTGGTGCCGTCCGCCGAGTAGCTGACGGACTCCCCCTGCCCCTGCAACGGCACGTCGAGGCGCCCCTCGCGCTTGATCTTGCCACCGTTCCAGTCGTAGTAGATACCGCCCAAGTAGCCGCGTACGGCGAGCTGTTGGCCGTTGGGAGAGAAGGCGGCGTCGGTGGCCCAGAGGTCGATCGCGGCGATGGGCTTGAAGTAGTTGGTGCCGGAGGAGGAGAGCTTGGCCGGGCCTTCGAAGAGATGCCCGCCGTCCTCCTTCTTGTCGATGATGTACACGCGTCCGGTCTTGGGGTGCACGATCAGCGACTCGGCGTTGCGGGCGCCGTCCGAGTACTTCACGACGTACTGCGTCGCCCGGATCGTCTGGTCCTTGAGGACCTTCGGCTCGGGCAGCTTGTAGATCCAGACGTACGGCCAGGTCCCGTCGAGGTTGTCGCCGATGTCGCCGACGTAGATCTCGTTGTGCGGGCCGATGGAGATCGCCTCGACGTCGCGCGGCTTGCCGACGCCGCTGAAGGTGACCGTGGCGACGGTCTTCCCCGTGCTGCTGTCGACGGCGTAGATGTACGGGCCGTCGTTGCTGTCGTTGTGCGTCCAGTAGATACCGGGGTGCAGGTGCGAGGCGGCGAGCCCGCTCGACTCCGTGATCCG
The nucleotide sequence above comes from Streptomyces sp. N50. Encoded proteins:
- a CDS encoding ABC transporter permease, whose translation is MSGGASTASASASEGTGRTYRRRPQHGRVFWTIADCWNVVRRGLTHYRRQPVSILWQLGFPILSVLLYGYVFGKAMLVPGGGDYKAFLMPGMFVMTMAMGFVSTATIFVNDAKKGVIDRFRSMPMAPSAVVAGRGATDLIVACAELGIMMATAYGMGWRPEFGAGSDLGAGLGVDIGLGLDFVKAVALLLALRFALIWVGVWLGLLLPGPEQVGGLFAIVFPLTMISSIYVSPTQMPHWLGQAALWNPLSSTAGATRALFGAPTGQGASWPEQHALLLAGAWPAALTLLFLPLAVRRFRRLSR
- a CDS encoding cellulase family glycosylhydrolase, whose product is MFRSLRRALGVVAAVLVLPLAGVHPAQAADTASAPGAGYWHTSGRQILDAAGQPVRIAGINWFGFETANYVVHGLWSRDYKSMIDQMKSLGYNTIRLPYSDDIFKPGTIPNSIDFSSGKNADLQGLNSLQIMDKLVAYAGQDGLKVILDRHRPDASAQSALWYTSAVPESTWIANLRSLATRYAGQSTVIGIDLHNEPHDPACWGCGDVATDWRLAAERAGNAVLSVNPDLLIFVEGVQTYAGVSGWWGGNLMGAGQYPVQLTVPNRVVYSAHDYATSVAQQPWFSDPAFPANMPGVWDKYWGYLFRQNIAPVWVGEFGTTLASTVDQKWLAALVSYLRPTSTYGADSFSWTFWSWNPNSGDTGGILKDDWVTVDTVKDGYLASIKAAGFPSTGTGTGGGDGGGGGSAAACTATYTVTSDWGTGFNAAVTVTNSGTSALKSWQVKWTWPGAQQITNMWNATYTQTGASVTAVNADHNGSVGVGSSASFGFGGAPGGGSAPSLSCTAT
- a CDS encoding ATP-binding cassette domain-containing protein, translating into MSGDTGDTYVVEAEGLEKRYGDKRALDGFDLAVREGTVHGLLGPNGAGKTTAVRILSTLVRLDGGRATVAGLDVARQPRQVRSRIGLTGQYAAIDEILTGRQNLEMFGRLFHLGRRRAKLRAAQLLRQFDLEAAADKGAGGYSGGMRRRLDLAASMILAPAVLFLDEPTTGLDPRSRGEVWEAVRQLVAEGTTVLLTTQYLEEADRLASRITVIDQGRAIADDTLDGLKNRVGGDRIEVVLREPAHIPYALQAVARVAHGGQPEADMGELRVHAPVADRVGSLTEVARYLHHYGIPVEDIGLRRPSLDDVFLRLTGRRTEEEPAAQEPEFEAPETEGAAA
- a CDS encoding TetR/AcrR family transcriptional regulator — its product is MTSTESSGSGDIGRTLELLWDTGPRPSRGPKPGLSVDRIVDAAVRIADEEGLDAVSMRRVATDLGTGAMSLYRYVPGKAELLDLMLDRVRFPDRPNDGAGSGSWRAALETAARDALAVHRRHPWLLRVNQSRPLLGPRALATLEHLLGRIRPMGLTDPELVSTVVMIDGYVVGAARTQVHQEEAARSTGLTDAEFYGAQVPALEKAMATGAYPTLASLSPDTFTAGFDHFEFGLGRILDGLEVVVRQRCAAGEFSGDA
- a CDS encoding WD40 repeat domain-containing protein, coding for MRRFLAFLGAGFLVGALALPAAAAPSDDGDGKGDKGFTITDSRITESSGLAASHLHPGIYWTHNDSNDGPYIYAVDSSTGKTVATVTFSGVGKPRDVEAISIGPHNEIYVGDIGDNLDGTWPYVWIYKLPEPKVLKDQTIRATQYVVKYSDGARNAESLIVHPKTGRVYIIDKKEDGGHLFEGPAKLSSSGTNYFKPIAAIDLWATDAAFSPNGQQLAVRGYLGGIYYDWNGGKIKREGRLDVPLQGQGESVSYSADGTKLMYGSEGTDSPVQAEDAPGGGSDSAKSPSGGGSSASGDDSGSGSDVKIGAVAVVVVLGAFFGLRRLTRRR